The following are encoded in a window of Nitrososphaerota archaeon genomic DNA:
- a CDS encoding extracellular solute-binding protein, whose translation MTKLVVYTSFSFILDTFDISLRAKYADEHFHLITFRDHPKMVYERIKKETEAGERTADLVIGPHWMILNLQLNGLLRPYDSPEFVAYPKEFHNPKGAWCAMALSPVGLAYNTDLVKEEEAPTTLDEALDEKWRGKLAAHEITNNVEGQMGLTYLTALNRIIGEKKWNEVVGRLADLKPKTYMCMPEMALNIGLGNSYLGLPATLACISYYLDIQGRPVAHRMPADVPYMATFAPTIAIVKGGENEDWAERAFNFALSEEWQSRVEGLGGKIPTRPGLATLNPVPKDAQYFPTLEDARNIPKYLDILRRKMA comes from the coding sequence ATGACCAAACTCGTTGTATACACTTCATTCTCGTTTATTCTCGACACCTTCGACATATCATTGAGGGCGAAATACGCAGATGAACATTTTCACCTGATCACCTTCCGCGACCACCCTAAGATGGTTTATGAACGAATCAAGAAGGAAACAGAGGCTGGAGAACGCACCGCAGACCTGGTGATAGGCCCACACTGGATGATCCTGAACCTCCAGCTCAACGGCCTCCTACGACCCTATGACTCACCGGAATTCGTCGCATACCCGAAGGAGTTCCATAACCCTAAGGGAGCTTGGTGCGCCATGGCGTTATCACCCGTAGGCCTAGCCTACAACACCGACTTGGTCAAGGAAGAGGAGGCGCCCACCACATTGGATGAAGCGCTTGACGAGAAGTGGCGAGGAAAACTAGCAGCCCACGAAATCACCAACAACGTAGAGGGACAGATGGGACTCACATACTTGACCGCACTAAACCGCATCATCGGCGAAAAGAAGTGGAACGAAGTAGTCGGAAGGCTTGCGGATCTAAAGCCGAAGACTTACATGTGCATGCCTGAGATGGCGCTGAACATCGGGCTGGGTAACAGCTACCTAGGCCTCCCAGCGACACTCGCCTGCATCTCATACTACCTAGATATCCAAGGCCGCCCGGTAGCTCACAGAATGCCCGCGGACGTCCCGTATATGGCGACCTTCGCACCCACCATTGCAATCGTAAAGGGCGGCGAGAACGAGGATTGGGCTGAACGAGCATTCAACTTCGCGCTCTCAGAGGAGTGGCAATCCCGGGTCGAGGGCTTGGGTGGAAAGATCCCTACTAGACCAGGATTGGCTACTTTAAACCCTGTTCCCAAAGATGCGCAGTACTTCCCAACTCTCGAAGATGCAAGAAACATACCGAAGTACCTTGACATCCTGAGAAGAAAAATGGCTTAA
- a CDS encoding B12-binding domain-containing protein gives MVALRDAFAELDEKQTLLAIQQMIDHGEDPKEILAEARRGLHIVGERFEARQYALIELEMADELFRECVKAVEEKTDQGMVD, from the coding sequence ATGGTTGCCTTACGAGATGCTTTCGCTGAACTTGACGAGAAGCAGACGCTTCTAGCAATCCAACAAATGATTGATCATGGAGAAGATCCCAAGGAGATACTGGCGGAGGCACGCCGAGGATTGCATATCGTCGGGGAACGGTTTGAAGCTAGGCAGTACGCGCTTATTGAGCTTGAAATGGCTGATGAGCTTTTCCGAGAATGCGTCAAAGCGGTGGAGGAGAAGACGGATCAGGGAATGGTGGACTGA
- a CDS encoding SCP2 sterol-binding domain-containing protein, translating to MTQFWSKEFFEEAGERLNRDDELAKVFVGMNTTILAVSSDKDEAFLIQVENGKISSREARPEDKAEFKFTALYEKWEKIAKGELRVQSEVVKGGIRFTGSMPKMLLYLGKVVRMEKKILNIIRAMNLEY from the coding sequence TTGACTCAGTTTTGGTCTAAAGAATTCTTTGAGGAAGCAGGCGAACGGCTTAACCGTGACGATGAACTCGCCAAGGTTTTCGTCGGCATGAACACAACTATACTCGCAGTGAGTAGCGATAAAGACGAGGCGTTCCTGATCCAGGTGGAAAACGGAAAAATCAGTTCAAGAGAGGCGCGGCCGGAAGACAAGGCGGAGTTCAAGTTCACAGCACTCTATGAGAAATGGGAGAAGATAGCTAAGGGTGAACTTAGGGTGCAAAGTGAAGTAGTTAAAGGCGGAATCAGGTTCACAGGCTCGATGCCTAAGATGCTCCTCTACCTCGGCAAGGTAGTCCGGATGGAGAAGAAAATCCTCAACATCATTAGAGCAATGAACCTAGAATATTGA
- a CDS encoding PQQ-binding-like beta-propeller repeat protein: MTRLLATSIILLILSSSMMILVVPQAAVGQQQPQQPQPTGDSVATGYDYKHTGFNPQTVINKDNVKNLEFKWVYQLPSNPYRNILQPSLGLETNPLVVNGVVYFAASYSKVFAVNAATGILLWSHEVNVTKALQKPYIGNFGVQHAIVYKDGLIYQLAIDCTLYGLDASNGKVKLQIDDICKDVPGNRGLYFGEEAPTIYEKDGRKIAIVPVAAGLFYARGFVAAYDLQTKELLWRWFVIPPDVEGSKDSWEGYKDVSKGNIKLYPGDWGNSSEIWGGSAWVSSSIDEDTNTVYTSTGYPGIGLTLAGNGDASRRPGPNLYTNSIVALDVLSGKMKWYYQVTPHDVTQHGFGWNTILAKVTVDGKEKKVIVTGSKNGYVYELDAETGQPLIQPVKVGTHLNDYNTNKGNDADMTMNQQQGVSCPGGNGGIESPVAVAHNTIFAAAQNRCFDWRPVPNAYKGSTVWVAGPVMDRPQNSTLYAIDATSGSIKWQYNMPNPYQGAGIIVSGGVVYAQDRIGTLYMLDEQNGQLLRTISFGGLGAAGVAIGQNPRGVTMLFVPSGGGDIIVPTPGTLTAFALREDGSSDGGGTFTDEVVYIAIAVAIVMGGIALVSLRRKSVK; encoded by the coding sequence ATGACCCGACTTCTCGCGACTTCGATAATTCTCCTAATCCTATCCTCCAGCATGATGATACTCGTAGTACCTCAGGCAGCAGTGGGCCAGCAACAACCGCAGCAGCCGCAGCCCACAGGTGACTCGGTTGCCACGGGCTACGATTACAAACACACTGGATTCAATCCACAGACAGTGATTAACAAGGACAATGTGAAGAATCTTGAATTCAAATGGGTTTACCAGCTTCCTTCGAACCCGTATCGCAATATTCTGCAACCATCACTGGGTCTTGAGACAAATCCGTTGGTCGTGAACGGAGTAGTTTACTTCGCCGCGTCCTACAGCAAGGTGTTCGCAGTAAATGCCGCCACCGGAATTCTGTTGTGGAGCCACGAGGTGAATGTAACTAAGGCGCTTCAGAAGCCCTATATTGGTAACTTTGGAGTACAACACGCGATTGTATACAAAGACGGCCTCATTTATCAGCTAGCAATAGACTGCACCCTTTACGGTCTCGATGCGAGCAATGGTAAAGTGAAGCTGCAGATCGATGATATCTGCAAAGACGTACCGGGGAACAGAGGATTATACTTCGGAGAAGAGGCGCCTACAATTTATGAGAAGGACGGGCGGAAGATAGCTATAGTACCTGTCGCAGCTGGACTCTTCTATGCGCGAGGCTTCGTCGCAGCTTACGATCTTCAAACTAAAGAATTGCTGTGGCGTTGGTTCGTTATCCCACCTGATGTTGAGGGATCTAAGGATAGCTGGGAAGGATACAAAGACGTAAGCAAAGGCAACATCAAGCTCTACCCTGGAGACTGGGGAAACAGCAGCGAGATCTGGGGAGGCTCAGCTTGGGTCTCAAGCTCCATAGATGAAGACACGAATACGGTTTATACCTCGACTGGTTACCCCGGCATCGGCCTGACTCTCGCAGGCAATGGAGATGCGTCAAGAAGACCTGGGCCAAACCTGTACACCAACTCAATAGTGGCGCTCGACGTGCTGTCAGGCAAGATGAAGTGGTATTACCAAGTAACACCTCACGATGTAACTCAGCACGGCTTCGGATGGAATACGATACTCGCCAAAGTTACGGTTGACGGGAAGGAAAAGAAGGTCATAGTCACCGGCAGCAAGAACGGATACGTCTATGAGCTCGACGCTGAGACAGGGCAGCCGCTCATACAGCCTGTAAAGGTAGGTACGCATCTCAACGACTACAACACGAACAAAGGTAACGATGCAGACATGACGATGAACCAGCAGCAAGGAGTTTCTTGTCCCGGAGGAAACGGTGGAATCGAGTCGCCAGTAGCTGTCGCACACAACACCATTTTTGCTGCGGCTCAGAACCGATGCTTTGATTGGCGACCAGTTCCGAACGCGTACAAAGGAAGCACAGTATGGGTAGCTGGCCCAGTGATGGACAGACCCCAAAACTCGACGCTCTACGCCATCGACGCCACCTCAGGCAGCATCAAGTGGCAATACAACATGCCTAACCCATACCAAGGAGCAGGTATTATCGTCAGTGGAGGAGTTGTCTACGCGCAGGACAGAATTGGAACGCTCTACATGCTAGATGAACAGAATGGGCAGCTTCTCAGAACAATCTCCTTCGGTGGACTAGGCGCAGCCGGAGTAGCAATCGGCCAGAACCCAAGAGGTGTAACAATGCTTTTCGTACCTTCTGGCGGAGGAGACATCATTGTACCCACACCCGGTACATTAACGGCCTTCGCTTTACGTGAAGATGGATCTTCCGACGGCGGAGGAACATTCACAGATGAGGTAGTCTACATCGCAATCGCTGTTGCAATCGTGATGGGAGGAATCGCCTTGGTAAGCCTACGAAGAAAATCAGTGAAGTAG
- a CDS encoding cobalamin-dependent protein (Presence of a B(12) (cobalamin)-binding domain implies dependence on cobalamin itself, in one of its several forms, or in some unusual lineages, dependence on a cobalamin-like analog.): MPDVDVLFFQPAVGKQYGIISLGILSLSAYLRKHGYDSRIVVLVDRDTEETVRRKMRQFHPKVVCISLHWYIHSYEALKVAEAVKAESPETKVVVGGHTSTYFNKQILDFTSAIDLIVKGDGEKPLLDYVSTLDPERTENASFMKDGEFVSKPITYHQTSLEDLSAANKDMNEMVDEWDHYLKTTRVRTSAPIPSGKIVEKVSTKSSEFYLYVGKGCSYNCCFCGTSKTGSTRIFSRGVSIFRPVEDVVRDANLLKDNGVESLFLDFGPFKDEIYFQKLFAELKPLDVDLTFLPWNLPSNELLSQVGESFRNFEIQISPDSGSERLRDQLCRQGFHKQFYTNNQLSKAVEKIAEIGSPRGAQLFLWFICGLPFETEEDFQETVKLSLEMKKQYPQIFQNPQDQLECVPLRLTPGSPIDLFPKRFNMRRLRSSFKDYYEYCRDLGEGKIEHPLGLEREDLTEAGIIKRAVEYKDAVTTV; this comes from the coding sequence ATGCCGGATGTGGATGTTCTCTTCTTCCAGCCTGCTGTGGGCAAGCAGTACGGAATAATTTCACTTGGCATCCTGAGTCTATCGGCCTATCTGCGGAAACACGGCTATGACTCCCGGATTGTCGTTCTGGTGGATCGGGACACCGAGGAGACTGTGCGGAGGAAGATGCGTCAATTTCACCCAAAGGTTGTTTGCATCAGTCTCCACTGGTACATCCACAGCTACGAAGCGCTGAAGGTCGCGGAGGCAGTTAAAGCCGAGTCTCCTGAGACCAAGGTGGTAGTCGGCGGTCACACATCCACTTACTTCAATAAGCAGATCTTGGATTTCACCTCTGCAATAGATCTTATCGTTAAGGGTGACGGTGAGAAGCCGCTTCTCGATTATGTCTCCACCCTTGATCCGGAGCGGACTGAGAACGCCTCTTTCATGAAGGATGGGGAGTTCGTATCTAAACCGATTACCTACCACCAGACATCTCTTGAAGACCTGAGTGCCGCCAACAAAGACATGAATGAGATGGTTGATGAGTGGGATCACTACCTAAAAACGACTCGTGTCCGCACCTCCGCCCCGATACCGTCCGGCAAAATAGTTGAGAAGGTTTCTACGAAGTCAAGCGAGTTCTACCTATATGTTGGGAAGGGCTGCAGCTACAACTGCTGCTTCTGCGGAACCTCAAAAACCGGCTCCACCAGGATATTCAGCCGCGGAGTCTCGATATTTCGCCCCGTTGAGGATGTTGTCCGAGACGCAAACCTTCTCAAAGATAATGGGGTTGAAAGTCTCTTCCTCGACTTCGGGCCATTCAAAGATGAGATCTATTTCCAGAAACTCTTCGCTGAGCTGAAACCGCTTGATGTTGATCTCACCTTCCTCCCATGGAATCTGCCATCGAACGAGCTGCTATCACAAGTAGGGGAAAGCTTCCGGAATTTCGAGATTCAGATATCCCCTGACAGCGGCTCCGAGCGGCTTAGGGATCAACTTTGCCGCCAAGGCTTCCATAAACAGTTCTATACCAACAACCAGTTGTCGAAAGCGGTCGAGAAGATCGCGGAAATAGGCTCTCCACGTGGAGCACAGCTCTTCCTCTGGTTCATCTGTGGACTCCCCTTCGAAACAGAAGAGGACTTCCAAGAAACCGTCAAACTATCACTTGAGATGAAAAAGCAGTACCCTCAGATATTCCAGAACCCTCAGGATCAGCTCGAATGCGTTCCACTCCGTCTAACACCCGGTTCACCCATCGATCTGTTCCCGAAACGGTTCAATATGCGGCGGCTGAGAAGCAGCTTCAAAGACTACTACGAATACTGCCGCGATCTAGGAGAAGGAAAGATTGAGCATCCGCTGGGGCTGGAGCGTGAAGACCTAACCGAAGCCGGCATCATTAAACGAGCCGTCGAATACAAAGACGCGGTAACCACCGTCTAA
- a CDS encoding U32 family peptidase — MRLSVPSRFEMELLEKFGRFNKKYRSIDKIYGSLPSSIIGHGRIAGLVKKFGDFDMDYVREFTEEAHRIGIKVNYLANTLCLGEIGYTNEGREKILSYLGEVYETGADIITVASPYIHRLVKSEYPSLKTEISVYAEIDTAQKFKRWEELGADIINLPSRANRDFELLESISKSRKTEVELLVNESCLFHCPYSLYHHTVSSHRSRIADDGVDYCMLECVQDRLEDPSELLKSAWIRPEDVAYYEKTYDIDRYKIQGRQMPVEWIERTVEAYSTRKYTGNLLDLISPTYPDWSGRSAANQQSMPGFQPHDLKKPDVYIDNNQLDRFFKALVKKGGCTPTKPCDVCGYCNQAAKSLVQIRNQEQFETYSAATKALFEHAIVTPKT, encoded by the coding sequence TTGAGGCTATCCGTACCTAGTCGTTTCGAAATGGAGCTGCTGGAAAAGTTCGGGCGATTCAACAAAAAGTACCGCAGCATCGACAAGATATACGGTTCGCTGCCAAGCTCGATTATTGGGCACGGCAGAATCGCGGGGTTAGTGAAGAAGTTCGGAGACTTCGACATGGATTATGTTAGAGAGTTCACTGAAGAAGCGCATAGAATCGGGATTAAAGTGAATTATCTCGCAAACACTCTCTGCCTAGGGGAAATAGGTTACACGAACGAAGGTCGAGAGAAGATCCTCAGCTACCTCGGAGAAGTATACGAGACAGGCGCAGACATCATTACCGTCGCCTCACCCTATATTCACCGCCTCGTCAAAAGCGAATATCCTAGCTTGAAGACCGAAATCTCGGTTTACGCAGAAATAGACACGGCCCAGAAGTTCAAGAGATGGGAGGAACTCGGCGCCGACATCATCAACCTGCCTTCGCGAGCCAACCGTGACTTTGAACTCCTCGAAAGCATCTCTAAATCCCGTAAAACCGAGGTGGAACTCCTCGTCAACGAATCCTGCCTCTTCCACTGCCCATACTCGCTCTACCACCACACTGTGAGCTCACACCGATCTCGCATAGCCGACGACGGCGTAGATTACTGCATGCTGGAATGCGTGCAGGATCGACTAGAAGATCCCTCCGAGCTGCTCAAATCAGCATGGATCCGACCGGAAGACGTGGCGTACTACGAGAAAACCTACGATATCGACCGGTACAAGATTCAGGGAAGACAGATGCCCGTCGAATGGATCGAAAGGACAGTAGAAGCTTACTCAACTAGAAAATACACTGGAAACCTGCTCGACCTAATCAGCCCAACCTACCCCGACTGGTCAGGCCGCTCCGCCGCCAACCAGCAGAGCATGCCAGGATTCCAACCTCATGACCTCAAGAAACCGGACGTATATATTGACAACAATCAGCTTGACCGATTCTTTAAAGCCTTAGTTAAGAAAGGAGGATGCACCCCGACAAAACCCTGCGATGTATGCGGATATTGCAACCAAGCCGCGAAGAGCCTGGTACAAATAAGAAACCAAGAGCAGTTCGAAACCTACTCAGCGGCGACAAAAGCGCTTTTCGAACACGCAATAGTCACACCAAAAACTTAG